Within the Plectropomus leopardus isolate mb chromosome 15, YSFRI_Pleo_2.0, whole genome shotgun sequence genome, the region aaaggatggatggatggatggacggacaggCAGATGGACGGACGGGTAATGTTCACTGGGCTTCCAAGGTTTACATTTACTCtacatatacaaaaaatacaacaacaaaattgaacaaatgccttttaaaaatgcaatgtaatGTTGTAACATAGTAATAATGTCCAGGGGGACTCATGAGGTAAAACCAAGCGAAAAGGCAGCTTTTAGGTGTTTGTTTATACTGACATACGGTGTGTTTTAGATTAGTTTTGAGGCCTTTGGAGGATTTAAAATTTAAGAGGAGGCCCAATTTTATAAGATGAGTTAAGGGGGACtggtttgtaaaaatgtgattagAGCACCATCTAGTGGACAACCAGGTTTGTGTCATTCTTACCTGCATACCCTCAACGCAACAAAGGCCTCAAAGACATGGACAGCCCAGGCAGCCCACCACCTGGAACAGAAAGAAACACATTAGACTTCTCAAGctttcagttcaattcaatgaTCATAACACAATATAACATAGACATGAATACATTCTTAAAGTGATATGTTCAGACAGCCGTGCTCTCATGGAACAAtgcaatattattatatatttaaatgtttttacagagcATCATGTAACATACATTGccatatattaaaaatgatcacttttttcaacagtaaattaaatcctcaaaggaaaaaaatgtcactatttCTTTTATCTAAGATAAAGGTTTTAAGTTTGTCACTTCAGTTATTCTGACTGCAGCAAACTGTGTATAGCAGACTAAAGGCAATTGATTTTATCATTCTGGTAGGCTGCTGAAAGCAGTGCTGTAACTAAGTAAAagtcaagtactgtacttaagtagcaatttgaagtacttgtactttacttgattattttgttttcatgttacttcatatttttactcaactatatttcagagggaaatgttgtattttttccttCCCTACATTCATCTGAACACTttactttacaaatgaaaacTTTTGCACAAAAAGCATACGataagtttataaaatattacGTTTTGTTATAAATACATGACTAAACAGTTGTAcaactgaaacaattagttgattattCAATTAGCTGACTGACTGTAAATGATTTGCAAACTACTTtggtaaacatttattttggtgatttttttctatttttaatcaccaacttcattttttttggggggggggtccttTTTTAATTCTGAGGTTGTGGATGGCtttttctcttatctttataattttgcttttgggTTGGAATTTAATGcaagttttattatatttatcaatattattgagttttgggagtttttttatttttttattttcagttgtttttttttttctttattaaaaaataatttgctttgcattgcatttcttcttttgttctaatttttttttcttggctaattttacttttaacattttgagtaCATGTTCCTGATTAaaattacttacttttacttaactaacatttttaatgcaagtTTTTTTACTTGTAACGGAGTATATTCACAAGGTGCTATTagtactttaacttaagtaaaggaCTTTAATACTTCTTACCAGCACTGGCCAaaactttaatttgtattttcaatatTAACATATAATCATATTATAAAACTATTAATACTCAGGGTCTCTGTATCAATacaatcagggttcccacacatgttcataaaaaaaaaaaatccatgatttttcaaggacacattaaaaaaattctcGACCAACCTGCCTGGTGTTTTTCACAGATTCAAATTCTACATGTACATAATTTCAGCTGGCAGGCTCACGTGAAGAGAGAGGTGGAACGGGAAAGGAAGATAGAGAAAGGTACATGATGGTAAACATAACGTTATCACAAATCAGTGCATATTAGAGCAAATTATGTTGACAGCTACAGGAAATTGATTTGCCATTATTATAGATTACATGGGATATTATCCATGAAAGATCAATGCAATAGTTCCAATGCACGCAAAaagaattccatgactttttcaaaactttcaaagacttttttataattccatgacttttccaggcataaaaattgtgattttgtaATTCTATGACTTTCCCATGACTGTGGAGCCCTGtacaatattgccatgcaaaatatGATACtatgcttttttccttttttttccaaaccccTCCTTGAAACATGTTGAAACTGAACACCACGATCTGTTTCCCCTCATGCATAGACGAGTAACACCCAGCTGCCTTTACATCACTGAGTGCTGACTGAACAGGAGTCACATGACATCCTAAAACCCACTTCTCAAATATCACACCACAAAGACTGAATGGTGCTCTCCAGTAAAGCCCTCAATGTCTTGTGTGTCACGTGACCTTAACAACGACGACACATTATCTTTTGATGGCTGCCGTAATACTCTGCTAGTGCTGCAGTAGTCATGTGACTAGAACGACTAATTAGCAGAGCGCTCCTACCAGTAGTGGAAGTGGTAGCAACGATCTGTGAATAGGGGAAAAACACTAAGGTGATAGTTGATTAAACAATGTATTTGAGCCCTGTGAGGGTACTTTACAAATCATTTGATTGTCACTGATGTTGCTCTGCTGTAAAGAGAATCTGGTGATTGTTTCTCTCTAATGAGGTTTAATCTCCATACTTTTTACTGGAGCATGTGAGAGCTGTCAAGACTGTAGGTACAATGGCCAAATGCCTATGTATATGTCTTATTTACTCTAAGGGTAATCAACAAGTAATCATTTCAGAGGCATGGTGTTAGCTTTGTATCACTTACCCTTTGTACATAATGCCGGCATAGTTATTTACAAGGTATTGGCAGAAGCTTCCAAATGGACCGAGGTGTTCCAGTGGGATTTTCTCTGGTGCAAAAACAATGCActgcaaaacacagacacagaaggtcaaaattaacataaacatactgtttattttgagaaaaacttctaaattaaatcatttgtcttttttgtaagCAAACTACAACCAATTTAATGCTGTGACATGAACTTTTTGCAACTTCTTGAGCCACAAGCAGAATTCCAGGGATCCCccaaacatgataatttagtcAAAGGACTGTTTGTGTTGATAATGACTGTATAATAATTGGACACACATTTCATGGCATACAGATGATCAAAAGAAGCATGAGTgggtttttccttttaaaagtcacacaaaaaaggTCAATTTATTGGAAATTCCAGTGCCAGCTGAAATCATCTGTGTGTTCTTAGGCAGCGAGTTGTTTCAGTTTACCCAGTGACAATAATGAGCTTTATAATATAAGACACTGGTTCGTGGAACAGCAATATGACTGATCCTTTGCAGGAGTCGTGACCGTGACAGCTGTATGTACCACAAAGAGCAGCCTTGTATAGTGATGTGTCACCGATATTAACAAAGTTCTGGAGGAGAATCAGTTCTGCACCATGTTGGGGTTTTTGGTGGGTTGTCATGTGAAACTGAATGAGATGATGTATTTTAAGGCTTTGACCCTTACTCCATATCTTCTATGTTACAGTCAATATCAGATTTTTATTCATATCCGCTTGCAACCAGTTAACCTGATAACATCTGTACAGACAGAAAGTGAACAGGGGTTAGGAGGCAATCACTTTTTGACCCTACTTCCCATTCATGGCCATTCAAACTTTTTGATTAGTTATTGTTTCCAAAAGGTAAATAATTCCTCAACAGTAATTATTTACCCCTATTATATCATTGAATATAACAGTGCAATgattaaatgaatatattttaaagtaggggtcgacagattatcggcctggcctaTTATCttggccaatatttggcatttttcgtaTTATCTGtatcaaagttttattttaatgatcgctgataaaaattaattaatgaaaaagtgtgcctATTACCCTTAACCAACACAAGAGAAGGccgtctgcaatacatgcaaagacgGTGTCAGCATGGAggaacttttaatttgtaaaacctcagggagatattttaattaattcattttttaattaaatttttcatctaactttaaaataaaagttgcagggagcttgctgtatatgatgttgaaagtttcagtttgatttgctaaaggcattttaaacatatatttatgttggagtttgtatttattatacatttcaaattctaaatttcgaTTTTTGGTTCCAAATTTTAGTTATCATtttcattaagtactaataaccTGTGTCcctatcggccctgaaaaaccaatgtCGGTCGACCCATTTTTAGAGAtaagcaaaataatgcaattaaACATTAATCTACATTGTACAAAGCagattaattatattattaagcATATAGAAAACAATTTGTTAATTATAAATTTCTTCTTGTCTGTGTACTGTACCAAAAGAAAAGTGTGACATGACAAATCTAAACTTTCAAGTCAAATTTAATAGCTTTAGTTTTGCCTTATTACAAATCTACACCCCTCAAACAAACCAAATGTAGTACAAAGGAGCATGTGAGCATACTACAAATCCCAGTGAAATCCAAGTGACATAATATAGCATTGTGCAACTGCTATTGTCCACTTCCGTCCACCTTTGACATGTCAGGTATGTGTCCATATggcttataaaaacacaaagaggtaTTGTTGGACCGGCCCCTCTGCCCGGAGGCTGCAGTTCAGTTATGGTTGAGATGTCAGACACACAAATAACGGtgtacaaatatgtttttccaaCTATAACTGATAtacaacaacttaaaaaacagtcaaacttGGTGTGTTGCTCATCATTTAGTCTACTTACTACGGTATTCTTCCTATGTACATTACTGTGTACGTGGCAAGTGGTGGTAAACCTGTCTGCCATACGTGACTCTTTGCGTGGAGAATGGCATCGAAgtccatttaaaaatgtgaatgtttttcaaGTTAGCTTTCTGCGCAGCACAGCGGAGGACAATTGTTTTAggaatttacattttataaatattttgtgttcattGGTCAATTCGGCATATATTTTATTGACTTTGCCCTTGTGGAATACATGAGCTACACCCAAACATCTATTGACAAAGTTACAAACTTAGCTTATGATCCGCGGTATATTTTGAGCATTTGCCAGAGAATACGGCAACATTAAGCTAACGTCATCACATTTTTGAATggagtttggcattttatttgttttaataggACAACGGATGATACCGAGGCCACGGTGGACAGCTAACATGTCAAGAGGACTTTGGACAAAGGTTTGTTTACCTGTGCTCTCACAGAGGACTGAAATGATCCAGATAAGATTAGCTATCAATTAAACTGTGACTTGGCAATGACCTCGAAGGCTACATGCCAACAtaacaatttcacaaaatatctgaatatttCTATCTAGAAATATAGtaacaaatataaagaaatttcCTCCCGTGTTCACGACAgtaacttttttatattttgagaaaaataccTTACACGACCCGGAGGACATTTTATGCAACACAACACGGTGGCATTAACAAAGCCGGGAGAAATTATATGAAACACTTGTCTTTAGTCCATTGTCCTTCGATTAAAGTTGGTTTAATGAACTCACTGTGAAATATCCCATCCCGAATGTCACGGAGACAATCCAAAACAGGCTGGTCCTTTTAAAGTAATCGCATCCATCACTTTTAGCCAtagctgctgctgttctgcGTTGGTCCTGCTGTCAAATACAACCGTGTGGTAACAGCAGTGAGAAGAGATCTGACGGGAGGCAGGGCAGGGtggtgtgtttttcattttcacggGGGTATTacataaatgaaatgttttacacGATAGAAATAGACAGTTAATCAGTCTTTGATATGAACATGTCAGGTTTGCTCACTATGGAGTTTTCTCAATgctatatatacatttaaagcACATAATAACCCGCAGTAAACTCATTAAACAGCATTTCAGTATGATGTTGCCCTCTTGTGGCCAGTTAGTTGAACTTTTACCATATAACAATGTTGGTTTGTACAAAGATCCTTCAAAGACGAAAGGGGAGAAAGATTAAAACTACATATCATGAAAGAGATGTTAAGATATTCTTGTAGGctactacttttttttgcatttcgtGTAAAGTGTATTTGGGCACCTAGAAAAGTGCTACATAAGTCtcataaattttgttttttactattattattatttaagtacAATAATATTTCTaggggactgtactttatttatcagacaATAGAGGTGGTTTGGGtgtcactttgttgtttttttatttttgtttcatttttgctttatcttttctctctctaccTATCTCTTTAGCTTCCCCTTATCCTCCCCCTAAGAAATGCACAATTCTCCCTCCATCAcaaataaccatattttttgccattgtcAAAGAAAGCCTTGCTTTGTTGTCATGCATGCAGGAGCgtagaattatttatttatttattttacaggatCTGCTtcatgcaaacagtttatttttggcaaaatttaaaatgagacatgcattaaatgatttttaagatGGAAGTCTACATCATGCATCGTGTACTCAAGGACAGCAggaatttgaaaataataataattctgtgtttaaaatgtatggcTTGAATACATTTTGGAAAGTTTTATACAAAACATGCACTTAAAACTTACCACTGGGCTTGGGGTTTCAgtgggtatttaaaataaatacaaaatacaaccatttgaagttgtatgtcccttaagccaagatttaaaaaaaaaaaaaaaataaaaaaaaaaaaataataataatcattttgaaaaaaaaaaaaacacatccctAATAACTTCTAATGTAGTGTCTGTCTATTAGTCCTCATGGCATACTGTTAAGGCAGACTGAAGACGATACAACAGTTTTTCCATCCTTtagaaaatactgttttttttttttaaatttatttatctattggCAGAAGGTAATTTTAGAAAGTTAATATTAatatgaaaatgttcaaaacttAAAGATGAAGCTAAATGTTCTTCTGTGCATTTAAtactttaatttcagttttctgaAACATATGTAGAGCTGTCTCGGGTCtgtaaaccttttttaaaatgacctcCAACTGTGCATAGCACCTCTATTTAAACTTGTCCATTATCACCATAAGTGGAAAATTAAGCAACTAAGCATAAATACTAACATGGGAGTGTACttaattttgtcacttttttcctcAGTGTGAGCACACTCCTGGGAGAAGGTGCATTGAGTAACAAAGCTCTGTCTTTAAGACTTTGTCCTGCTACTCCTGTGAAGAGCTAATAATTGTCAGATTGCCACTGAAGATTATACTGTGGCAGTGTCCAGTTTGTCATTTATTAATTAGTAACTGAATAATAAAACAGTAGACTTTTAATCGTGTTTTGGGTTATTTcacagtgtttttactgcttccAAACAAATAAGATAATAGGAAAAGGAGGTATGCAGCTGCACAAACTAAGTAAATCAAGATATTGGATTTCGAGAGAGGGGctcaaaaatgtcttaaatactATATGTCAATACACTTTGTGTATATTTTACTGTTGCCCGAGGCCTTACTGCGTATGTTAAGTATATCACATGTATTTTCTACTATTTGATCATTCTTTAATCATCTCTGTCAGTGTTAACTATCATTTAAATCAACAAATGTGATGCATATTGGTGGaataattatttgtttcatAGACTGggttgtactttttatttttcactttgaaatTTGGATGATATTATTGCTTTGATGAGCAAAACTTTAacgtttgcattttaaatgcatgtcCAACTTTACTCCCAGTAAATGCACAGGACACTCAATCCAAGTTCAGCTTAATCAAATTACAGGTctaactgtgatgtttttgttgtttttttgtttgtttttgtttttgcatcccTGTGATGCAAAGCTATACACTGGCAGCAAGGCAGTTTTCCTGTTTGCAGGATTATTCTTTGTAATTTACACGGAGAGATAAGCTGATCAGAAGACTTGTTGCTTTTTCAAATATGCAGATCTCTAAACTAAGCCAAGCTATTTCTAGTGATTTTTGCATTAGCCGAATGCCTGTATTCAGAACTAGTGTTTAGTTATCTTTAATCATTCGATCATTGTATGTAAACCTGGTTATGCAAGTATTTAATCTGCTGAAATGGTTCATTGATAAGATTCTttcctattttattattttatcagaCTCATTTTAGATACTGACATATATTTTAagttctttttaatttaatatatccAGAATTCATTGAgatcatcatttcattttaatgggTTTGGCAGCCAACACAGTTGGCAACGTGTTGTATTAGGTCTGATAGGATTTGGAtaaagcacagagagagagttgGTGGGACTTTAAGGAGCCGTCTCCACACATGGAGACATTGATTCTGCAAGTTTTCCAGATAAAGATGAAAAGAGATGGCCTCAgcttgttttggtgcaaaagaTAACTCTGCTAGATTCCAGGCTGCATTGTTTtctataaatact harbors:
- the tmem254 gene encoding transmembrane protein 254, with protein sequence MAKSDGCDYFKRTSLFWIVSVTFGMGYFTCIVFAPEKIPLEHLGPFGSFCQYLVNNYAGIMYKGWWAAWAVHVFEAFVALRVCSNKGITNTVTRFLWFVQTFLFGFASLGLLLKYDPERPKQH